Proteins co-encoded in one Nicotiana sylvestris chromosome 7, ASM39365v2, whole genome shotgun sequence genomic window:
- the LOC104219927 gene encoding uncharacterized protein isoform X1, with the protein MMSVERSFEAWEEVQRHGQDLADKLAQGVTGLIQSHISPPSFSWPDPQSSKLFDVELISQSFIPRDFGIAVDNTAISGVSAIFDIGNRLGQATKLFDVELPSQNFIPRDFGIGIDNSAITGVSSIFDIGNRIGQAGADFGACLNGMVQQFVRKLPVPFRQDEKLGVSMMAGTNSHRADLGITLQEDLGSLAERFRGYGNAEKDSADDRPGEEEFFGVNLKAFKNFGRSQGTINVSSTYESRTRNVESSVVARGDLWRVEASQGSSTSGNENSSLFLVQLGPVLFVRDSTLLLPVHLSKQHLLWYGYDRKRGMHSLCPAVWSKHRRWLLMSMICLKPLACSFMDLQFPNGQITYVAGEGVSTSAFLPLCGGLLQAQGQYPGELKFSFSCKNKYGTCIMPMMHLPDKSFSFGVTQALAWKRSGLMYRPTIQLSICDLLVRVSNCVHSTCILLTCTCMPDIWWEQPWFAGRIHTFSKGGIKCHLWLHSCKTFFCLRIVSSWAIKVEWKCWEFRVGFQG; encoded by the exons ATGATGTCTGTGGAGAGATCATTTGAAGCATGGGAAGAGGTGCAAAGACATGGGCAAGACTTAGCTGATAAGCTTGCTCAAGGAGTCACTGGTTTGATTCAGTCGCATATTAGTCCTCCGTCGTTTTCGTGGCCTGATCCACAAAGTTCCAAGCTTTTTGATGTAGAGTTGATTAGTCAAAGTTTCATTCCGAGAGATTTTGGGATAGCTGTGGATAACACTGCAATTTCAGGGGTTTCCGCCatttttgatattgggaacagATTAGGGCAGGCTACCAAGCTTTTTGATGTCGAGTTGCCAAGTCAGAATTTCATTCCAAGGGATTTTGGGATCGGTATTGATAACTCTGCGATTACAGGGGTTTCATCAatttttgatattgggaacagAATAGGACAGGCTGGAGCAGACTTCGGGGCTTGCTTAAATGGAATGGTTCAGCAGTTTGTCAGGAAGTTGCCAGTGCCTTTTCGGCAAGACGAGAAGTTAGGGGTATCTATGATGGCGGGGACGAATAGCCATAGAGCTGATCTGGGTATTACATTGCAGGAGGATTTGGGGTCGTTGGCCGAAAGATTTAGGGGATATGGGAATGCTGAAAAGGATTCAGCTGATGATAGGCCGGGCGAAGAAGAGTTTTTTGGTGTTAATTTGAAGGCattcaaaaattttggcagatCACAG GGTACGATCAATGTTTCATCAACGTATGAAAGTAGGACCAGAAATGTAGAAAGTTCTGTGGTTGCCAGAGGAGATTTATGGAGAGTTGAGGCATCACAAGGCAGTTCCACATCAGGAAATGAAAATTCTTCCCTGTTCCTTGTCCAGCTTGGACCAGTGCTTTTTGTCCGTGATTCAACATTACTTCTGCCAGTTCACTTGTCTAAGCAACACCTTCTTTGGTATGGCTATGATAGGAAG CGTGGGATGCATTCTCTTTGTCCAGCTGTGTGGTCAAAGCATCGAAGGTGGCTGCTTATGTCAATGATCTGTCTTAAACCTTTGGCCTGT TCGTTTATGGACTTGCAATTTCCAAATGGTCAAATAACTTATGTGGCTGGGGAGGGCGTTTCCACCAGTGCTTTTTTACCTCTATGTGGAGGTCTGCTCCAAGCCCAGGGTCAATACCCAGGGGAGCTCAAGTTCAGTTTCTCTTGCAAG AATAAATATGGAACGTGCATTATGCCAATGATGCATTTGCCTGACAAATCATTTAGCTTTGGGGTCACCCAGGCTTTAGCTTGGAAGAGATCTGGTCTCATGTATAGGCCAACCATTCAATTAAG TATATGTGACTTGCTTGTGCGCGTTAGCAATTGTGTTCATAGCACTTGCATTCTGCTTACATGTACA TGTATGCCCGACATTTGGTGGGAGCAGCCCTGGTTTGCAGGCAGAATTCACACATTCTCTAAAGGAGGAATTAAGTGTCATCTGTGGTTGCACAGTTGCAAGACATTCTTCTGCCTACGCATCGTTAGCT CTTGGGCGATCAAAGTGGAATGGAAATGTTGGGAGTTCAGGGTTGGTTTTCAAGGTTGA
- the LOC104219927 gene encoding uncharacterized protein isoform X2 codes for MMSVERSFEAWEEVQRHGQDLADKLAQGVTGLIQSHISPPSFSWPDPQSSKLFDVELISQSFIPRDFGIAVDNTAISGVSAIFDIGNRLGQATKLFDVELPSQNFIPRDFGIGIDNSAITGVSSIFDIGNRIGQAGADFGACLNGMVQQFVRKLPVPFRQDEKLGVSMMAGTNSHRADLGITLQEDLGSLAERFRGYGNAEKDSADDRPGEEEFFGVNLKAFKNFGRSQGTINVSSTYESRTRNVESSVVARGDLWRVEASQGSSTSGNENSSLFLVQLGPVLFVRDSTLLLPVHLSKQHLLWYGYDRKRGMHSLCPAVWSKHRRWLLMSMICLKPLACSFMDLQFPNGQITYVAGEGVSTSAFLPLCGGLLQAQGQYPGELKFSFSCKNKYGTCIMPMMHLPDKSFSFGVTQALAWKRSGLMYRPTIQLSVCPTFGGSSPGLQAEFTHSLKEELSVICGCTVARHSSAYASLALGRSKWNGNVGSSGLVFKVETPLGNTVRPSFSVQLNSGIEF; via the exons ATGATGTCTGTGGAGAGATCATTTGAAGCATGGGAAGAGGTGCAAAGACATGGGCAAGACTTAGCTGATAAGCTTGCTCAAGGAGTCACTGGTTTGATTCAGTCGCATATTAGTCCTCCGTCGTTTTCGTGGCCTGATCCACAAAGTTCCAAGCTTTTTGATGTAGAGTTGATTAGTCAAAGTTTCATTCCGAGAGATTTTGGGATAGCTGTGGATAACACTGCAATTTCAGGGGTTTCCGCCatttttgatattgggaacagATTAGGGCAGGCTACCAAGCTTTTTGATGTCGAGTTGCCAAGTCAGAATTTCATTCCAAGGGATTTTGGGATCGGTATTGATAACTCTGCGATTACAGGGGTTTCATCAatttttgatattgggaacagAATAGGACAGGCTGGAGCAGACTTCGGGGCTTGCTTAAATGGAATGGTTCAGCAGTTTGTCAGGAAGTTGCCAGTGCCTTTTCGGCAAGACGAGAAGTTAGGGGTATCTATGATGGCGGGGACGAATAGCCATAGAGCTGATCTGGGTATTACATTGCAGGAGGATTTGGGGTCGTTGGCCGAAAGATTTAGGGGATATGGGAATGCTGAAAAGGATTCAGCTGATGATAGGCCGGGCGAAGAAGAGTTTTTTGGTGTTAATTTGAAGGCattcaaaaattttggcagatCACAG GGTACGATCAATGTTTCATCAACGTATGAAAGTAGGACCAGAAATGTAGAAAGTTCTGTGGTTGCCAGAGGAGATTTATGGAGAGTTGAGGCATCACAAGGCAGTTCCACATCAGGAAATGAAAATTCTTCCCTGTTCCTTGTCCAGCTTGGACCAGTGCTTTTTGTCCGTGATTCAACATTACTTCTGCCAGTTCACTTGTCTAAGCAACACCTTCTTTGGTATGGCTATGATAGGAAG CGTGGGATGCATTCTCTTTGTCCAGCTGTGTGGTCAAAGCATCGAAGGTGGCTGCTTATGTCAATGATCTGTCTTAAACCTTTGGCCTGT TCGTTTATGGACTTGCAATTTCCAAATGGTCAAATAACTTATGTGGCTGGGGAGGGCGTTTCCACCAGTGCTTTTTTACCTCTATGTGGAGGTCTGCTCCAAGCCCAGGGTCAATACCCAGGGGAGCTCAAGTTCAGTTTCTCTTGCAAG AATAAATATGGAACGTGCATTATGCCAATGATGCATTTGCCTGACAAATCATTTAGCTTTGGGGTCACCCAGGCTTTAGCTTGGAAGAGATCTGGTCTCATGTATAGGCCAACCATTCAATTAAG TGTATGCCCGACATTTGGTGGGAGCAGCCCTGGTTTGCAGGCAGAATTCACACATTCTCTAAAGGAGGAATTAAGTGTCATCTGTGGTTGCACAGTTGCAAGACATTCTTCTGCCTACGCATCGTTAGCT CTTGGGCGATCAAAGTGGAATGGAAATGTTGGGAGTTCAGGGTTGGTTTTCAAGGTTGAAACACCTCTTGGCAACACTGTCCGGCCTTCCTTCTCCGTTCAGTTGAACAGTGGGATCGAGTTCTAA
- the LOC138873185 gene encoding uncharacterized protein — MIHSLQHLFKQSDLNLKQRRWLELLKDYYITILYHPGKAIVVADALSRKAESMGSLAFVSAEERPLALDIQSLAIGLVRSDISKPSRVLACIVTQSLLFEQIKACQFDDLHLLVLKEIVLQGSTKDVTIGEDGVLQLQGHLCILNVDGLGENILEEAHSSWYSIRPGATKMYRDLRQHYWGR; from the coding sequence ATGATTCacagcttgcagcatttgttcaagcagagtgATCTCAATTTGAAGCAgcgcaggtggcttgagttactaaaggattacTATATTACCatcctttatcatccgggcaaggcgattgtagttgcggatgccttgagtagaaaggcggagagtatgggtagtttggcatttgtttcagcagaggagaggccactagctttggacattcaatcCTTGGCTATCGGACTTGTGAGGTCAGATATTTCAAAGCCCAGTCGAGTTCTTGCATGCATCGTCACCCAATCTTTACTATTCGAGCAGATCAAGGCTTGTCAGTTTGATGATCTGCACTTATTGGTTCTTAAAGAGATAGTACTACAGGGTAGTACTAAGGATGTTACTATCGGTGAGGATGGTGTTCTTCAACTCCAGGGTCATCTATGTATCCTTAATGTTGATGGATTAGGGGAAAatattctagaggaggcacacagttcttgGTATTCTATTCGTCctggtgctacgaagatgtatcgcgacctgaggcagcattattgggggcggtag